In Arthrobacter ramosus, one DNA window encodes the following:
- a CDS encoding SGNH/GDSL hydrolase family protein: MGSLFKNPSNNRNEIILADVRHTAVLIGDSQSEPMGSWPREALGSLGYKVYSVARGGTGYVAATSKSGNYIDALQRGDWVLPYGTPPLIVVEGGGNDASHNASDEQITANANRLLAALKKRYPQAKIVIIGTLARGANAGGGRRTQIDALLGSIAAKAGAPFFSVGDWISKYQVAGDLVDGVHLNAAGHAKLSGVLAADMAAAGLRLQPDPRSAS; encoded by the coding sequence GTGGGGTCCCTGTTCAAGAACCCAAGCAACAACCGGAACGAAATCATCCTCGCGGACGTCCGGCACACGGCCGTCCTCATTGGGGACTCCCAGTCTGAGCCCATGGGCTCATGGCCGCGGGAGGCTTTGGGCTCGCTTGGTTACAAGGTGTACTCCGTGGCCCGGGGCGGTACGGGATACGTGGCCGCGACGAGCAAGAGCGGCAACTACATCGATGCGCTGCAACGAGGAGATTGGGTCCTGCCTTACGGGACGCCGCCGCTGATCGTTGTCGAAGGTGGAGGCAACGATGCCTCCCACAACGCCAGCGACGAGCAGATCACGGCCAACGCCAACAGGCTCCTCGCCGCCCTCAAAAAGAGGTACCCACAGGCGAAGATCGTGATTATCGGAACTCTTGCCAGGGGTGCCAACGCGGGCGGGGGGCGTCGCACCCAGATTGACGCGCTGCTGGGCAGTATTGCAGCCAAGGCCGGGGCTCCTTTCTTCAGCGTCGGGGACTGGATCAGCAAATATCAGGTCGCCGGGGACTTGGTGGACGGCGTTCACCTGAATGCTGCCGGGCACGCCAAGCTCAGCGGTGTGCTGGCGGCGGACATGGCCGCAGCGGGCCTTCGCCTGCAGCCGGACCCGAGGAGTGCATCATGA
- a CDS encoding NAD-dependent epimerase/dehydratase family protein, which yields MRIAVTGGSGKLGKSVVRRLSADGHEVMNLDRAGLKGRGTVTVDLRNYGQIVDVILGLDDRHHGFDAIVHLGAIPAPGLVPDAATFENNMLSTYNVFQAARRAGIKKIVYASSETVLGLPFDVDPPYIPVDEEYPARPESTYSLVKHLEEQMAIELTRWDPPLSIVALRFSNVMDPEDYEAFPSFDADAKLRKWNLWAYIDGRDGAQAVARALENGKPGFEAFIIAAADSVMSRSSASLAAEVFPEVNVTKDLGEHETLLSIDKAKRLLGFSPEHSWRDYHSNRTTPTED from the coding sequence ATGAGAATTGCGGTAACCGGAGGAAGCGGAAAACTGGGCAAGAGCGTTGTCCGCAGGCTGAGCGCCGATGGCCACGAGGTCATGAACCTGGATCGCGCCGGGCTGAAGGGGCGCGGAACGGTCACGGTAGATCTCCGCAACTACGGCCAGATTGTGGACGTGATCCTTGGCCTGGACGATCGTCACCACGGATTCGACGCGATCGTCCACCTCGGAGCGATCCCGGCCCCAGGACTGGTCCCGGATGCCGCAACGTTTGAAAACAACATGCTGTCTACCTACAACGTCTTCCAAGCCGCCAGGAGGGCAGGGATCAAGAAGATCGTGTACGCCTCCAGCGAGACAGTGCTGGGGCTGCCGTTCGACGTCGATCCTCCCTACATTCCTGTGGACGAGGAATATCCGGCGCGGCCCGAAAGCACCTATTCCCTGGTGAAGCATCTCGAAGAACAGATGGCCATCGAACTCACGCGCTGGGATCCCCCGCTGAGCATTGTGGCGTTGAGGTTCTCCAACGTGATGGACCCCGAGGATTACGAAGCGTTCCCCTCCTTTGACGCCGACGCGAAACTCCGTAAATGGAACCTCTGGGCGTACATCGACGGGCGCGACGGCGCGCAAGCAGTGGCTCGCGCCTTGGAGAACGGCAAACCGGGGTTCGAAGCGTTCATCATCGCTGCCGCTGACTCCGTGATGAGTCGCTCAAGCGCCAGCCTGGCCGCCGAAGTCTTCCCGGAGGTCAACGTGACCAAGGACCTGGGAGAACATGAAACCTTGCTGTCCATCGACAAGGCCAAGCGCCTCCTCGGCTTCTCCCCCGAGCACAGCTGGCGGGACTACCACTCGAACCGCACCACACCCACCGAAGACTGA